A genomic window from Babylonia areolata isolate BAREFJ2019XMU chromosome 9, ASM4173473v1, whole genome shotgun sequence includes:
- the LOC143286083 gene encoding uncharacterized protein LOC143286083: MTTPVSVSPQTSSVMEVIPSQPLMDQSANIITEVLPPGGFTLVNLDLEPLQLEQSSQQPSTGGNEEADELDDGVNLVVKGSWWWCKDCNIKQKFGAGESIEDHLRRKHSISNKTEETVGQEFVKNSHVDLCRQTEVKDGPSSDVISSVFTVPSDSVSVQDQGVETFIVIDGTTTVQVITKQTDDNTVLLTPVNDGNKPVLAPQDSSKAFSFPGPSKSGVPTNSSEGVNSLSENEMKPIPVLPALPLTDPQQSSLLTTSATPNARTLKEKSGSSTTNIPEISSPDVSSSSQPHSADGRANLAGTRCVGDFDIHGNENGIVTKTCVAEYDKPVSKPRKPAQSSSGSNSESCDKVTRKKTSQTNEKKAEGLRLMDCSVRLTRLSLKKMNNLSKKPTKSGSKSKPEMLPVKVRKQITDSKKSVPSKPNIPFRKSAKQSISEAQSEQHLNNTKNNIFSIKSMSSADNEKKHTLSGIKSRTSSGRKIKKPARYFTGSENEEEEDEDQHDKQTLPCHLAVSSRTSSSNPEQDGLQSPSRLPKKRRISSAGESEMDSVPKTRVKKVREEKYSCEDCGRRFRFANRLEKHRKLYAGQTMQRCSVCDTPLHNQDLLNVHLFHVHLTKESTSCLTCGKVLGSKRNLLNHLLTHHSLQGQTVTNLIRDSCAVHECSICDEAIIIGEGRVERHYLLHEKPVMCMCQKCGRSFRHKKELYSHLKTHEDTADILQQNTDQGDTKTECTEGSQQDNQATEPQGHDVGLLADEGVIAESVKQIMKFEESTSERLENKVTLTISASDSGEAQMRGQHSSHAVKPLIYCALCKQQFSTKKLLYQHLKVHGSETSDLADDNDNGLLIASERESVAHPVDLSAGVPFGIPCSLVKLEHQEQGEDLVRKSFTTTVEGLVVPDQIHYSCALCGREFESESKARRHVSRFNNQRTILQCSLCPSRFHNLDVFNVHYAYIHQPAGAALCMTCKTEFNNKGDFLTHLGNSPLSHPLSHRMGFATFVQDACGTVTCSICQKSMWNYPMNIANHTRKHRSLSCPICRQEMPYKYALFIHLQVHANSRKLNLGVKLSEIERQQNEQIEKLHRTVLEVESSAFVEDSERKFCCSFCESEVLCTRKNVHQHLDLHARKVLHSIREGQYFCPDCGEDVTASDQNISGHLSSHGQSQVLFVCIFCSQTFGAFDVFKEHESKKHWLNVYFEKNMCEVCGKEFVSRQQFQKHIKLHEEKQGLFSCSHCKQTFRFESKLQKHMAKHKRGSYACQFCGKLYMTKISLDRHEQVVHIGIKDFKHKCKLCDAQFINATHLRDHVTNKHTSGTSYRCGQCGMGFRYLSTFARHKRVVHDGDTPYVCQECGEKFPQKKQLQRHSAVHTGINPFQCPACPKTFSLDRTMREHFDFAHGGIQRFVCPHCGSKFPRSRSLKRHLVTCRLSGVPPSGGELVGPAAFTKVPVEMQAVAKQQNTEGLVVIQQV; the protein is encoded by the exons ATGACAacgcctgtctctgtttccccgCAGACAAGTTCAGTGATGGAGGTCATACCATCACAGCCTCTCATGGACCAGTCGGCTAACATCATCACAGAAGTGCTGCCCCCTGGAGGCTTCACCCTTGTCAACTTGGATCTGGAACCCTTGCAGCTGGAGCAGTCATCGCAACAACCATCAACAGGAGGGAACGAGGAAGCGGATGAACTTGACGACGGTGTCAACCTGGTTGTCAaggggtcatggtggtggtgcAAAGACTGCAACATCAAGCAGAAGTTTGGTGCAGGGGAAAGCATTGAGGATCACCTTCGCAGGAAACACAGCATCAGTAataagacagaagagacagtggGTCAAGAGTTTGTGAAGAATTCTCATGTGGATTTGTGCCGGCAAACTGAGGTGAAAGACGGACCCAGTTCTGACGTCATTTCCTCGGTGTTCACTGTTCCATCAGACTCTGTGTCTGTCCAGGATCAGGGTGTCGAAACCTTTATCGTCATTGATGGGACAACAACAGTTCAGGTCATAACAAAACAGACAGATGACAACACTGTCCTTCTGACTCCCGTGAATGATGGAAACAAACCAGTGCTTGCTCCTCAGGATTCATCAAAGGCATTTTCCTTTCCTGGACCGTCCAAGTCAGGTGTACCAACTAATTCATCTGAAGGTGTGAACTCATtgtctgaaaatgaaatgaaacctaTCCCTGTTTTACCAGCTCTGCCACTCACAGACCCACAGCAGTCCTCTCTGCTTACAACATCAGCCACCCCAAATGCAAGGACATTGAAAGAAAAGTCAGGATCCTCCACTACAAACATTCCAGAGATCAGTTCACcagatgtttcttcttcttctcagcctcATTCAGCAGATGGCAGAGCGAACTTAGCTGGGACTCGATGTGTTGGTGATTTTGACATCCATGGAAATGAAAATGGGATTGTCACCAAAACTTGTGTGGCTGAGTATGATAAACCAGTGAGCAAACCAAGAAAACCAGCCCAGTCAAGTAGTGGTTCAAATAGTGAATCTTGTGATAAGGTTACCAGGAAGAAGACTTcccaaacaaatgaaaagaaagctGAAGGTTTGCGGCTTATGGACTGTAGTGTACGTCTGACAAGACTGTctttgaagaaaatgaataaccTAAGCAAGAAGCCAACAAAATCTGGTTCAAAGTCAAAACCAGAAATGTTACCTGTCAAAGTCAGAAAGCAGATAACAGATTCAAAAAAGTCAGTTCCATCAAAACCAAACATTCCATTTAGGAAATCAGCCAAACAAAGTATAAGTGAGGCCCAAAGTGAACAGCATCTCAACAATACAAAGAATAATATTTTTAGCATAAAGAGTATGTCATCTGCTGacaatgaaaagaaacacacattgTCTGGCATTAAATCAAGAACATCCTCAGGACGCAAAATCAAAAAGCCAGCTCGATACTTCACAGGAtcagaaaatgaagaagaggaagatgaggatcaGCATGATAAACAAACACTGCCTTGTCATCTAGCTGTAAGTTCAAGAACAAGCAGTTCAAATCCTGAGCAAGACGGTCTGCAGAGCCCAAGCAGGCTTCCCAAGAAGCGAAGAATTTCTTCTGCTGGTGAGTCTGAAATGGACTCCGTCCCCAAGACACGCGTTAAAAAGGTGAGGGAGGAAAAGTACTCCTGTGAAGACTGTGGACGCAGGTTCAGGTTTGCCAACAGACTGGAGAAGCACAGGAAGTTGTATGCGGGTCAGACGATGCAGCGGTGTTCTGTGTGTGACACGCCGCTGCACAACCAGGACCTGCTCAATGTCCACCTGTTCCATGTGCACCTGACCAAAGAGTCCACCTCCTGCCTCACCTGTGGGAAAGTTCTGGGCTCTAAAAGGAATCTGTTGAACCACCTGTTGACTCACCACAGCCTGCAGGGACAGACTGTGACCAACCTCATCAGGGATTCCTGTGCTGTGCATGAGTGCAGCATCTGTGATGAAGCCATTATCATTGGCGAAGGCCGCGTGGAGAGGCATTACCTTCTCCATGAAAAGCCGGTCATGTGCATGTGTCAGAAATGTGGGCGGTCTTTCCGGCACAAGAAAGAACTGTACAGCCACCTCAAGACTCATGAAGACACAGCAGACATCCTACAGCAGAACACTGACCAGGGTGACACCAAAACAGAATGCACAGAAGGCAGTCAGCAAGACAACCAGGCCACAGAACCTCAGGGTCATGATGTTGGTTTGCTTGCAGATGAAGGAGTGATTGCCGAATCTGTGAAGCAAATTATGAAGTTTGAGGAAAGTACGTCTGAGAGGTTGGAGAATAAAGTGACCTTGACCATTTCGGCCAGTGACTCAGGTGAAGCACAGATGAGAGGTCAGCACAGCTCACATGCAGTGAAACCACTGATATACTGTGCACTGTGCAAACAGCAGTTCTCAACAAAGAAGCTTCTGTATCAGCACTTGAAGGTCCATGGGTCTGAAACCTCTGATCTtgctgatgacaatgacaatggttTGCTCATTGCCAGTGAACGAGAATCAGTTGCTCATCCTGTTGACCTCTCTGCGGGGGTGCCATTTGGAATTCCTTGCAGTCTTGTAAAACTGGAGCACCAAGAACAAGGCGAGGACTTGGTCAGGAAAAGCTTCACAACCACAGTGGAGGGGCTGGTGGTTCCCGACCAGATACACTACAGCTGTGCTTTGTGTGGGAGAGAGTTTGAATCAGAAAGCAAAGCGAGGCGCCACGTGAGCCGATTCAACAATCAGAGGACTATACTCCAGTGCAGTTTGTGTCCAAGCCGGTTCCACAATCTGGATGTGTTCAACGTGCATTACGCCTACATCCACCAGCCTGCAGGTGCAGCCCTCTGCATGACCTGCAAAACTGAGTTCAACAACAAGGGAGACTTCCTCACCCACCTGGGAAACagtcccctctctcaccccctttcacACAGAATGGGGTTTGCCACCTTCGTGCAGGATGCGTGTGGAACAGTGACCTGCTCCATTTGCCAGAAGAGCATGTGGAACTATCCCATGAACATTGCTAACCACACCAGGAAACACCGAAGCCTGAGTTGTCCTATCTGCCGGCAGGAAATGCCTTACAAATATGCTTTGTTTATACACCTTCAGGTTCATGCCAACTCCAGAAAACTCAACCTTGGTGTGAAGCTGTCAGAGATAGAACGCCAGCAGAATGAACAAATTGAAAAACTGCACAGAACTGTGTTGGAAGTTGAGAGCAGCGCGTTTGTTGAGGACAGTGAGAGGAAGTTTTGTTGCTCCTTCTGTGAGAGTGAAGTTCTGTGCACTCGTAAAAATGTTCACCAGCATCTTGACCTCCATGCCAGAAAAGTTCTGCACAGCATCAGAGAAGGGCAGTACTTCTGTCCTGACTGTGGTGAAGATGTCACTGCTTCTGACCAGAACATATCTGGTCACCTGAGCTCTCATGGCCAGTCTCaggttctgtttgtctgtatcttctGCTCTCAGACATTTGGCGCGTTTGATGTATTCAAAGAGCATGAGTCGAAGAAGCACTGGTTGAACGTGTACTTTGAAAAGAACATGTGCGAAGTGTGTGGGAAAGAGTTTGTCAGCCGACAGCAGTTCCAGAAGCACATCAAACTTCATGAAGAGAAGCAGGGTCTCTTCTCCTGTTCCCACTGCAAGCAGACTTTCAGATTTGAG AGCAAGCTGCAGAAGCACATGGCCAAGCACAAGAGGGGGTCCTATGCCTGCCAGTTTTGCGGCAAACTGTACATGACCAAAATTAGCCTGGATCGACATGAACAG GTGGTGCACATTGGCATCAAAGACTTCAAGCACAAGTGCAAGCTGTGTGATGCTCAATTCATCAATGCCACCCACCTGCGTGACCATGTAACCAACAAACACACCTCCGGCACCAGCTACAGGTGTGGGCAGTGCGGCATGGGTTTCCGCTACCTGTCCACCTTCGCCAGGCACAAACGTGTCGTGCACGACGGTGACACGCCCTATGTCTGTCAG